A window of Numenius arquata chromosome 6, bNumArq3.hap1.1, whole genome shotgun sequence contains these coding sequences:
- the LOC141465274 gene encoding olfactory receptor 5AP2-like, with amino-acid sequence MAWENWTAVAEFVFKRFTDRPDLQVTLFVVFLLVYVTTVLGNLGIIAVVCLDPHLQTPMYFFLGNLSFLDLCYSSVVTPKVLLTLSSERKIISFAGCFAQLHFYVAFVVVECYLLAAMAYDRYVAICNPLHYPVIMSQKVCISLLAGSYAVGLFNSLVFMGFALRVSFCGLNIIDHFFCDGPPLSKLACSDTRLNQMLVLAFGGFNEVTTISVILISYGRILFTIMRMGSVLGKHKAFGTCASHLMVVTVFYGTLLFMYLRPSSSYSLGRDKVVSVFYAAVTPMLNPFIYSLRNKEVKSALKRAVGRIVLSLLKW; translated from the coding sequence ATGGCTTGGGAAAACTGGACTGCAGTGGCAGAATTTGTCTTCAAGAGGTTCACAGATCGCCCTGACCTCCAGGTTACCCTCTTTGTGGTTTTCCTGCTTGTCTATGTCACCACCGTGCTGGGAAACCTTGGCATCATTGCTGTGGTCTGTCTCGATCCCCACCTTCAAACACCCATGTACTTCTTTCTCGGCAACTTGTCCTTCTTGGACCTGTGCTACTCCTCAGTTGTGACACCCAAAGTGCTGCTGACCCTCTCATCGGAAAGGAAGATTATTTCTTTCGCTGGCTGCTTCGCGCAGCTGCATTTCTATGTTGCTTTTGTAGTTGTGGAGTGTTATCTCCTGGCCGCGATGGCCTACGATcgctatgttgccatctgcaACCCCTTGCACTACCCTGTCATCATGTCCCAGAAGGTCTGCATTTCCCTCTTGGCTGGGTCCTATGCAGTTGGGCTCTTTAATTCCTTGGTGTTCATGGGGTTTGCGTTGAGAGTGTCCTTCTGTGGCCTCAACATCATTGACCACTTCTTCTGCGATGGGCCACCACTGTCAAAACTGGCCTGCTCTGACACTCGCCTCAACCAAATGCTGGTACTTGCTTTTGGGGGCTTCAACGAGGTCACCACCATATCGGTCATCCTCATCTCCTACGGCCGCATCCTGTTCACCATCATGAGGATGGGGTCTGTGCTGGGCAAGCACAAAGCTTTTGGTACCTGTGCATCCCACCTGATGGTTGTCACCGTCTTCTACGGGACCCTTCTCTTCATGTACCTACGGCCCAGCTCCAGCtactccctgggcagggacaaagTCGTTTCTGTCTTTTACGCAGCGGTGACCCCCATGCTGAACCCCTTCATCTACAGCCTGAGGAACAAGGAGGTGAAGAGTGCTTTGAAGAGAGCAGTGGGGAGAATAGTTCTTTCCCTGCTAAAGTGGTAA